Proteins encoded by one window of Streptomyces sp. NBC_01477:
- a CDS encoding O-methyltransferase, with product MAQQINANQEILDYVRATSLRDDKVLAGLRAETATVPAARLMQVMPEEGQLLALLVGLTGARDVLEIGTFTGYSTLCMARALPADGRLVTCDIAAKWPDMGRPFWEEAGVADRIEVRVGDARATLAALREEGAEFDFVFIDADKSGYLHYYEESLSLLRPGGLIVVDNTLFFGRVADPAVTDIDTVSVRELNTRLHTDERVEICVLPMADGITLVRKQ from the coding sequence ATGGCTCAGCAGATCAATGCGAACCAGGAAATACTCGACTACGTGCGGGCCACCTCCCTGCGTGACGACAAGGTGCTCGCCGGACTCCGGGCCGAGACGGCGACGGTGCCGGCGGCGCGGCTGATGCAGGTGATGCCCGAGGAGGGACAGCTGCTCGCGCTGCTCGTCGGCCTCACCGGCGCCCGCGACGTGCTGGAGATCGGCACTTTCACCGGCTACAGCACGCTGTGCATGGCGCGCGCCCTGCCGGCCGACGGACGGCTGGTGACCTGTGACATCGCGGCGAAGTGGCCCGACATGGGCAGGCCCTTCTGGGAGGAGGCGGGGGTGGCGGACCGGATCGAGGTGCGGGTCGGTGACGCCCGTGCCACGCTCGCGGCGCTGCGCGAGGAGGGCGCCGAGTTCGATTTCGTGTTCATCGACGCCGACAAGTCAGGATATCTCCACTATTACGAGGAGTCACTGTCCCTGCTGCGCCCGGGCGGACTGATCGTGGTGGACAACACGTTGTTCTTCGGCCGGGTCGCCGATCCGGCCGTGACGGACATCGACACCGTTTCGGTGCGCGAACTGAACACCCGGCTGCACACCGACGAGCGAGTCGAAATCTGCGTGCTGCCGATGGCCGACGGAATCACGCTCGTCAGAAAACAGTGA